Proteins from one Catenulispora sp. GP43 genomic window:
- a CDS encoding ATP-binding protein encodes MTARGKAGGADMTQGSGTDVATTTTASTTASRPVTRGRLPFRRRMDLLVVLPTVAMAALMTPVAVHEVNVAGQWNSAADFLSSSKSVSQLIQDLSLERDKAQAAMSGDPDKDKEYVAAITITDAQVDQVTRDFGRHATPTLTAALAAVSDLSYVRELPASEGMSQNYVLQAHVQQLVDTVYGAIDAQMVSALDFGGHAAAGGPAASLEAELAALYSGDMAESQREASLTAFASGPTEFNAGEQYATALRWEQVAQVQFGLVQQSQASADRTAISALLGSSQDQVFRTYQDKAEALYGQAFDAIRGVNGNAGVDLQSIQTLNDRSTLTAAFETASNARAAAEAQITDRIIGLAHDNAQQAEITVALMIGVGVLAAGALMVLSGLIRRSVVRPVLALTRAATRVARAAAADLERVTDEDLGERGELPEFEAIPVPTDDELGDLALAFNKVQETALLMLERQVTIRRNTAEMFGNVGHRIHNLTGRQLSIIDQVERTETDPVLLDRLYRIDHLAVRLQRGADSLILLSGEREANISGAPMRLTDVVRSAVGRVEGYQRVVLIAEDDAMVAPSAVGDLTLMVAELVENAVSFSPASQRVEIAVGLSARGFVIEIVDRGMGMSPEQMAQENARLVRRERLDLAPTRVLGLFVVGRLSVRTGAAVELSPTTGGGTTARVYVPGFLLAGPVAEAAGTRAPRGDAAEAAATGTPAAGSGPAANGVPALPSSPAQAHAQAQALQMRGRPPLTPAQPLHAPPAAPRANPAAAALPPGSALPPGSALPPGSALPPGAEGLPRRVPGASQPAESFSLPAPSTDFDAYAVPGSAGAQAAPSFQPAPVDPAADSADGQSAPFAPPASPSYQPIQPQAPAAGPDGTSLQVSGLDALGQPAAPDAPGARYSLGPLAPVPPEGLGRRRALSGGEPQHLPHQPVPEPRRETEMLPVRRPPTVPAPPGAPAPEAPGMAQPHQPAPEPPRFAAGQAPAAPPGTAPPSATTPQPADGALPRRVRKTPSHPDWPTSQMPTVAGPAQPQDARAVRDALEEFEAGVERANRDSAEQLPTRRQAARHAGPATPERDGEDQ; translated from the coding sequence ATGACCGCACGGGGAAAGGCAGGCGGTGCGGACATGACGCAGGGCTCGGGCACCGACGTCGCCACCACCACCACCGCTTCCACCACGGCCTCCAGACCGGTGACCCGCGGCCGGCTGCCGTTCCGGCGCCGCATGGACCTGCTGGTCGTGCTGCCCACCGTGGCCATGGCCGCGCTGATGACCCCGGTCGCGGTCCACGAGGTGAACGTGGCCGGCCAGTGGAACTCGGCCGCGGACTTCCTGTCCTCCTCCAAGTCCGTCAGCCAGCTGATCCAGGACCTGTCGCTGGAACGTGACAAGGCCCAGGCGGCGATGAGCGGCGACCCGGACAAGGACAAGGAGTACGTCGCCGCCATCACCATCACCGACGCCCAGGTGGACCAGGTCACCCGGGACTTCGGGCGGCACGCCACGCCGACGCTGACCGCCGCGCTGGCCGCCGTCTCCGACCTGAGCTACGTGCGCGAGCTGCCGGCCAGCGAGGGCATGTCGCAGAACTATGTCCTGCAGGCCCACGTCCAGCAGCTGGTCGACACCGTGTACGGGGCCATCGACGCGCAGATGGTCTCGGCGCTGGACTTCGGCGGCCACGCCGCCGCCGGCGGCCCGGCCGCCTCGCTGGAGGCCGAGCTGGCCGCGCTGTACTCCGGCGACATGGCCGAGAGCCAGCGCGAGGCCTCGCTCACCGCCTTCGCCTCCGGCCCCACCGAGTTCAACGCCGGCGAGCAGTACGCCACCGCGCTGCGCTGGGAACAGGTCGCGCAGGTGCAGTTCGGGCTGGTGCAGCAGTCCCAGGCCAGTGCCGACCGCACCGCGATCAGCGCCCTGCTCGGCTCCTCGCAGGACCAGGTCTTCCGGACCTACCAGGACAAGGCCGAGGCCCTGTACGGCCAGGCCTTCGACGCCATCCGCGGGGTCAACGGCAACGCCGGGGTGGACCTGCAGAGCATCCAGACCCTGAACGACCGCAGCACGCTGACCGCGGCCTTCGAGACCGCGAGCAACGCCCGCGCCGCGGCCGAGGCGCAGATCACCGACCGCATCATCGGCCTGGCCCACGACAACGCCCAGCAGGCGGAGATCACCGTGGCGCTGATGATCGGCGTCGGCGTGCTGGCCGCCGGGGCGCTGATGGTGCTGTCCGGGCTGATCCGGCGCTCGGTGGTGCGCCCGGTGCTGGCCCTGACCCGCGCGGCCACCCGCGTGGCCCGGGCCGCCGCGGCCGACCTGGAACGGGTCACCGACGAGGACCTCGGCGAGCGCGGCGAGCTGCCGGAGTTCGAGGCCATCCCGGTGCCGACCGACGACGAGCTCGGCGACCTGGCGCTGGCGTTCAACAAGGTGCAGGAGACCGCACTGCTGATGCTGGAGCGGCAGGTCACCATCCGGCGCAACACCGCGGAGATGTTCGGCAACGTCGGGCACCGGATCCACAACCTCACCGGGCGCCAGCTGTCGATCATCGACCAGGTGGAGCGCACCGAGACCGACCCGGTGCTGCTGGACCGGCTGTACCGCATCGACCACCTCGCGGTGCGTCTGCAGCGCGGTGCCGACAGCCTGATCCTGCTCTCCGGCGAGCGCGAGGCGAACATCTCCGGCGCGCCGATGCGGCTCACCGACGTCGTGCGCTCGGCCGTCGGCCGCGTCGAGGGCTACCAGCGGGTGGTGCTGATCGCCGAGGACGACGCCATGGTCGCGCCCTCGGCGGTCGGCGACCTGACGCTGATGGTCGCCGAACTGGTGGAGAACGCGGTGTCGTTCTCCCCGGCCAGCCAGCGCGTGGAGATCGCGGTCGGGCTGTCGGCGCGCGGCTTCGTGATCGAGATCGTCGACCGCGGCATGGGCATGTCCCCGGAGCAGATGGCGCAGGAGAACGCGCGCCTGGTGCGCCGCGAGCGCCTGGATCTGGCGCCGACCCGGGTGCTGGGGCTGTTCGTGGTGGGCCGGCTGTCGGTGCGGACCGGCGCCGCGGTGGAGCTGTCGCCGACCACCGGCGGCGGGACCACGGCGCGGGTGTACGTGCCCGGATTCCTGCTGGCCGGCCCGGTCGCGGAGGCGGCCGGGACGCGGGCCCCGCGCGGGGACGCCGCCGAGGCGGCCGCGACCGGGACGCCGGCGGCGGGCTCGGGGCCGGCCGCCAACGGGGTGCCCGCGCTGCCGTCGAGCCCGGCGCAGGCCCACGCGCAGGCCCAGGCCCTGCAGATGCGGGGCCGGCCGCCGCTGACGCCGGCGCAGCCGCTGCACGCGCCGCCGGCCGCGCCGCGCGCGAACCCCGCCGCCGCTGCGCTGCCGCCGGGTTCTGCGCTGCCGCCCGGTTCCGCGTTGCCGCCCGGTTCCGCGTTGCCGCCCGGCGCCGAGGGGCTGCCGCGGCGGGTGCCCGGGGCTTCGCAGCCCGCGGAGTCGTTCAGCCTGCCGGCGCCGAGCACCGACTTCGACGCGTACGCAGTTCCCGGATCGGCCGGGGCGCAAGCCGCCCCGTCGTTCCAGCCCGCTCCCGTGGACCCCGCCGCCGACTCGGCAGACGGCCAGTCCGCACCGTTCGCACCGCCCGCTTCGCCCTCGTACCAGCCGATCCAGCCCCAGGCACCGGCCGCCGGACCGGACGGCACCTCGCTCCAGGTGTCCGGACTCGACGCGCTCGGCCAGCCGGCCGCGCCGGACGCCCCCGGAGCCCGCTACTCGCTCGGTCCGCTGGCGCCGGTGCCGCCCGAAGGCCTCGGCCGACGGCGCGCGCTGTCCGGCGGCGAGCCGCAGCACCTGCCGCACCAGCCCGTGCCCGAGCCCCGCCGGGAGACCGAGATGCTGCCGGTGCGCCGGCCGCCGACGGTCCCGGCACCGCCCGGCGCACCCGCTCCGGAGGCGCCCGGAATGGCGCAGCCGCACCAGCCGGCGCCGGAGCCGCCGCGGTTCGCCGCGGGCCAGGCGCCCGCCGCCCCGCCCGGCACCGCCCCGCCGAGCGCCACCACCCCGCAGCCCGCCGACGGAGCCCTGCCCCGCCGAGTCCGCAAGACGCCCTCGCACCCGGACTGGCCGACCAGCCAGATGCCGACGGTCGCCGGGCCGGCCCAGCCGCAGGACGCGCGGGCCGTGCGGGACGCGTTGGAGGAGTTCGAAGCGGGCGTGGAACGAGCGAACCGCGACAGCGCCGAACAGTTGCCGACCCGCCGGCAGGCGGCCCGCCACGCGGGCCCGGCCACGCCGGAGCGGGACGGGGAAGACCAATAG
- a CDS encoding ABC transporter substrate-binding protein has protein sequence MFPRHRYGSLAARLASAVAALALVAGCSSGPGSAEGGAFVAPPVPMAEPGTSSEGDLYMVVWDGYAENQWIAPFQQQSGCTVHAETAGSSDEMVADVKSGRYDVVSASGDASLRMIASGDVAPVDVSKVASYPQIYPTLKNRPWNSVDGVPYGIPQGRGANVLIYNKDKVNPAPTSLSAVFAPDPSAVGHVSVYDSPITIADAAVYLMQSQPALGITNPYALDQNQFADAVAVLTKQRSAVADYWPDTAAQQAAFAHGADTIGTGWQVVVNGLQGSGHKEIATAKPAGGTTGWSDTWMVSSTAKNLTCAYKWLDYVTSPTVNAQVAQYVGEAPANAQACALEAKFCAAYHAADESYWADVHMWVTPTAKCLDGRTGGCVAYPQWVAAWNRIKQQ, from the coding sequence GTGTTTCCCAGACACCGATACGGGTCCCTCGCGGCGCGTCTGGCCTCCGCGGTCGCCGCGCTGGCTCTGGTGGCCGGCTGCTCGTCGGGCCCGGGATCGGCCGAGGGCGGCGCCTTCGTGGCCCCGCCGGTACCCATGGCCGAGCCCGGCACGTCCTCAGAGGGCGACCTCTACATGGTCGTCTGGGACGGCTACGCCGAGAACCAGTGGATCGCGCCGTTCCAGCAGCAGTCCGGGTGCACGGTGCACGCCGAGACCGCGGGCAGCTCCGACGAGATGGTCGCGGACGTCAAGTCCGGCCGCTATGACGTGGTCTCCGCCTCCGGCGACGCCAGCCTGCGGATGATAGCCAGCGGAGACGTCGCTCCCGTCGACGTCTCCAAGGTCGCCAGCTACCCGCAGATCTACCCGACGCTCAAGAACCGGCCCTGGAACTCGGTGGACGGCGTGCCCTACGGCATCCCGCAGGGCCGCGGCGCCAACGTCCTGATCTACAACAAGGACAAGGTCAATCCCGCTCCCACCTCGCTGAGCGCGGTGTTCGCCCCCGATCCGTCGGCCGTCGGCCACGTGTCGGTCTACGACTCCCCGATCACCATCGCCGACGCCGCGGTGTACCTGATGCAGAGCCAGCCGGCCCTGGGGATCACGAACCCCTACGCGCTGGACCAGAACCAGTTCGCCGACGCCGTGGCCGTGCTGACCAAACAGCGCTCCGCGGTCGCCGACTACTGGCCGGACACCGCCGCCCAGCAGGCCGCCTTCGCGCACGGCGCGGACACCATCGGCACCGGCTGGCAGGTGGTGGTCAACGGGCTGCAGGGCTCCGGGCACAAGGAGATCGCCACGGCCAAGCCGGCCGGGGGCACCACCGGGTGGTCCGACACCTGGATGGTCAGTTCCACGGCGAAGAACCTGACCTGCGCCTACAAGTGGCTCGACTACGTCACCTCCCCGACGGTCAACGCGCAAGTGGCCCAGTATGTCGGTGAGGCCCCGGCGAACGCCCAGGCCTGCGCCCTGGAAGCCAAGTTCTGCGCCGCCTACCACGCCGCCGACGAGTCCTACTGGGCCGACGTGCACATGTGGGTCACGCCTACCGCCAAGTGCCTGGACGGCAGGACCGGCGGGTGTGTGGCCTACCCGCAGTGGGTGGCCGCCTGGAACCGGATCAAACAGCAATGA
- a CDS encoding 5'-3' exonuclease H3TH domain-containing protein produces MVLDTPTLYFRAFFGVPDTIRSPDGMPVNAVRGTLDFVSHLIATYKPDRLVACFDADWRPAFRVEAIPSYKAHRVLEPEPAGVDVEEVPDTLTPQVPVIEAALDALGIARAEAPGFEADDVLATLAERWAGRGPVDVVTMDRDLYQMVDDARGIRVLNIGKGVTKLEVVTDDTLREKYGITGGEYADFAALRGDPSDGLPGVAGIGEKTAAALISQYGDLAGVRAAAGDPASALKPAQRKRIIEAAGYLDAAPTVVRVVRDAPVAEHDDLLPREPKDPIMVAMLAEKFGLKGAVTRVTRMMAER; encoded by the coding sequence ATGGTGCTCGACACCCCGACGCTGTACTTCCGCGCCTTCTTCGGCGTCCCCGACACGATCCGCTCCCCCGACGGAATGCCGGTGAACGCAGTGCGCGGCACCCTGGACTTCGTCAGCCACCTGATCGCCACCTACAAGCCGGACCGCCTGGTGGCCTGCTTCGACGCGGACTGGCGGCCGGCGTTCCGGGTGGAGGCGATCCCGTCGTACAAGGCGCACCGGGTCCTGGAGCCCGAACCGGCCGGTGTGGACGTCGAAGAGGTCCCGGACACCCTGACCCCGCAGGTCCCGGTGATCGAGGCGGCCCTGGACGCGCTCGGCATCGCGCGCGCCGAGGCCCCCGGCTTCGAGGCCGACGACGTGCTGGCGACCCTGGCCGAACGCTGGGCCGGCCGCGGCCCGGTCGACGTGGTGACCATGGACCGCGACCTGTACCAGATGGTCGACGACGCCCGCGGCATCCGGGTCCTGAACATCGGCAAGGGCGTCACCAAGCTCGAGGTGGTCACCGACGACACGCTGCGCGAGAAGTACGGCATCACCGGCGGCGAGTACGCGGACTTCGCGGCGCTGCGCGGCGACCCGAGCGACGGCCTCCCGGGGGTCGCGGGCATCGGCGAGAAGACGGCCGCGGCCCTGATCTCCCAGTACGGCGATCTGGCCGGGGTCCGCGCCGCGGCCGGGGACCCGGCCTCGGCGCTCAAGCCCGCCCAGCGCAAGCGCATCATCGAGGCCGCCGGCTATCTGGACGCGGCCCCGACGGTGGTGCGCGTGGTCCGCGACGCCCCGGTGGCAGAGCACGACGATCTGCTGCCCCGGGAGCCGAAGGACCCGATCATGGTGGCGATGCTCGCGGAGAAGTTCGGGCTGAAGGGCGCCGTCACCCGCGTGACCCGGATGATGGCCGAGCGGTAG
- a CDS encoding DEAD/DEAH box helicase produces MSSPAEPLRAPDVPALSEFQRFRGGYDFDLDGFQIEGCRALEAGDSVLVAAPTGSGKTVVGEFAVHLALAQGVKCFYTTPIKALSNQKYADLVARHGAANVGLLTGDNTVNGEAPVVVMTTEVLRNMLYAGSGTLSGLGYVVMDEVHYLADRFRGAVWEEVIIHLPESVRLIALSATVSNVEEFAGWLRTVRGDTKSIVWEHRPVPLWQHVLSGRRMFDLFANGADGEAMPGANGQGGISAARELRVNPELVRLNREGSESMYKRGGPRGGGGAGGNRGQRGRNQRRGRGGWVPSRVDVIEKLDTEGLLPAITFIFSRAGCDAAVQQFLHAGVRLLNADERARVKAHVLERTGRIPSEDLNVLGFHDWFDGLQRGVAAHHAGMLPTFKEIVEELFVQGLVKAVFATETLALGINMPARTVVMEALTKWNGENHVDLTAGEYTQLTGRAGRRGIDIEGHAVVLYRPDLDVKALAGLAGTRTYPLRSSFKPSYNMAVNLVGQFGAERARNLLETSFAQYQADQAVVGLTRQVRKNANALEGYSEAITCHLGDFDEYMALRRQLSEREADLSRQGAANRTAAALESLEKLQPGDIIVVPAGKRAGVAVVLDPGIPAATAGRPKQVTGDGPRPVVLTVDRQVVRLSVTDFPTPAEPLERMRIPKSFNAKSPQSRKDLAAVLRSKAGDKEIPPYRKTRYRSAAADDTEISRLRKALRAHPCHGCQDREDHARWAERYHKLDRETKALEKRVAGRTNSIARVFDRVCGLLEQLGYLDGDQVTPIGKRLGRLYTELDLLTAETLRAGLWEGLTPPELAACVSALVYEARRADDAGPPRLPGGAVPKTLDEMVRLWAKLEELETDHHLEFQREPDLGFALPAFHWASGKALEEVLWDVEMPAGDFVRWCKQLIDLLGQVANAAAELTAAGGRASTVRGAAQEAIDGLRRGVVAYSMMNG; encoded by the coding sequence ATGTCATCGCCCGCTGAGCCCCTGCGGGCTCCCGATGTGCCTGCCCTGTCCGAGTTCCAGCGCTTCCGCGGCGGCTACGACTTCGATCTCGACGGGTTCCAGATCGAGGGCTGCCGCGCGCTGGAGGCCGGGGACAGCGTCCTGGTCGCCGCCCCGACCGGGTCGGGCAAGACCGTGGTGGGGGAGTTCGCCGTCCACCTGGCCCTCGCGCAGGGCGTCAAGTGCTTCTACACCACCCCGATCAAGGCGCTGTCCAACCAGAAGTACGCCGACCTGGTGGCCCGGCACGGCGCCGCCAACGTCGGCCTGCTGACCGGCGACAACACGGTCAACGGCGAGGCCCCGGTCGTCGTGATGACGACCGAGGTCCTGCGCAACATGCTCTACGCCGGCTCCGGGACGCTGTCCGGGCTCGGCTACGTGGTCATGGACGAGGTCCACTACCTCGCCGACCGCTTCCGCGGCGCGGTCTGGGAAGAGGTGATCATCCACCTGCCGGAGTCGGTGCGCCTGATCGCGCTGTCGGCGACGGTGTCGAACGTCGAGGAGTTCGCCGGCTGGCTGCGCACCGTGCGCGGCGACACCAAGTCCATCGTCTGGGAGCACCGGCCGGTTCCGCTGTGGCAGCACGTGCTGTCCGGCCGGCGGATGTTCGACCTGTTCGCCAACGGCGCCGACGGCGAGGCCATGCCCGGGGCCAACGGCCAGGGCGGCATCTCGGCGGCCCGCGAGCTGCGGGTCAACCCCGAGCTGGTGCGGCTGAACCGCGAGGGCTCGGAATCCATGTACAAGCGCGGCGGCCCGCGCGGCGGCGGGGGCGCGGGCGGCAACCGCGGCCAGCGCGGCCGGAACCAGCGCCGCGGCCGCGGCGGCTGGGTGCCCAGCCGGGTGGACGTCATCGAGAAGCTGGACACCGAGGGCCTGCTGCCGGCCATCACCTTCATCTTCAGCCGCGCCGGCTGCGACGCGGCGGTGCAGCAGTTCCTGCACGCCGGGGTCAGGCTGCTGAACGCCGACGAGCGCGCCCGGGTCAAGGCGCACGTGCTGGAGCGGACCGGCCGGATCCCCTCGGAGGATCTCAACGTCCTGGGCTTCCACGACTGGTTCGACGGCCTGCAGCGCGGCGTGGCGGCGCACCACGCGGGCATGCTGCCGACGTTCAAGGAGATCGTCGAGGAGCTCTTCGTCCAGGGCCTGGTCAAGGCGGTGTTCGCGACCGAGACGCTGGCGCTGGGCATCAACATGCCGGCGCGCACCGTGGTGATGGAGGCGCTGACCAAGTGGAACGGTGAGAACCACGTCGACCTGACGGCCGGGGAGTACACGCAGCTCACCGGGCGCGCGGGCCGGCGCGGGATCGACATCGAGGGCCACGCGGTGGTGCTGTACCGGCCCGACCTGGACGTCAAGGCGCTGGCCGGGCTCGCCGGGACCCGGACCTACCCGCTGCGCTCCTCGTTCAAGCCGTCCTACAACATGGCGGTCAACCTGGTCGGCCAGTTCGGCGCCGAGCGGGCGCGCAACCTGCTGGAGACCTCGTTCGCGCAGTACCAGGCCGACCAGGCCGTCGTGGGCCTGACCCGCCAGGTGCGCAAGAACGCGAACGCCCTGGAGGGCTACTCCGAGGCCATAACGTGCCACCTCGGCGACTTCGACGAGTACATGGCGCTGCGCCGCCAGCTCTCCGAGCGCGAGGCCGACCTGTCGCGGCAGGGCGCTGCGAACCGCACCGCCGCCGCGCTGGAGTCCCTGGAGAAGCTCCAGCCCGGCGACATCATCGTGGTGCCGGCCGGCAAGCGCGCCGGAGTGGCCGTGGTCCTGGACCCGGGGATACCGGCCGCCACCGCGGGCCGTCCCAAGCAGGTCACCGGCGACGGGCCGCGGCCGGTGGTGCTGACGGTGGACCGGCAGGTGGTCCGGCTGTCGGTGACGGACTTCCCCACCCCGGCCGAGCCGCTGGAGCGCATGCGCATCCCGAAGTCCTTCAACGCCAAGTCGCCGCAGTCGCGCAAGGACCTGGCCGCCGTCCTGCGCAGCAAGGCGGGGGACAAGGAGATCCCGCCGTATCGCAAGACCCGCTATCGCTCCGCGGCCGCCGACGACACCGAGATCAGCAGGCTGCGCAAGGCGCTGCGCGCGCATCCCTGCCACGGCTGCCAGGACCGCGAGGACCACGCGCGCTGGGCGGAGCGGTACCACAAGCTGGACCGCGAGACGAAGGCACTGGAGAAGCGCGTCGCCGGGCGCACCAACAGCATCGCCCGGGTCTTCGACCGGGTCTGCGGGCTGCTGGAGCAGCTCGGGTACCTGGACGGCGACCAGGTCACGCCGATCGGCAAGCGGCTCGGCCGGCTCTACACGGAGCTGGACCTGCTGACCGCCGAGACCCTGCGCGCCGGGCTCTGGGAGGGGCTGACCCCGCCCGAGCTCGCGGCCTGCGTGTCGGCGCTGGTGTACGAGGCGCGGCGGGCCGACGACGCCGGGCCGCCGAGGCTGCCCGGAGGCGCGGTCCCGAAGACGCTCGATGAGATGGTGCGGCTCTGGGCGAAGCTCGAGGAGCTGGAGACGGACCACCACCTGGAGTTCCAGCGGGAGCCGGATCTCGGGTTCGCGCTGCCGGCTTTCCATTGGGCGTCCGGCAAGGCGCTGGAAGAGGTCCTGTGGGATGTGGAGATGCCCGCGGGGGACTTCGTGCGCTGGTGCAAGCAGCTGATCGACCTGCTGGGCCAGGTGGCGAACGCCGCCGCAGAGCTCACGGCGGCCGGGGGCAGGGCGAGCACGGTGCGCGGCGCCGCGCAGGAGGCCATCGACGGGCTGCGGCGCGGAGTGGTCGCCTACTCGATGATGAACGGATGA
- a CDS encoding diacylglycerol kinase: MPSSRNQHRPDHVVALINPTSAKGAGAAAGQRAVAALRAAGIQVTDIVGRDAFDGEQRAADALLKDPDAALVVVGGDGMVSAGLRLLAAEPGTVLGIIPAGTGNDTARSLGIPLKDPEAAARVIAAGEIGEIDLGEATVGAGTSAEVVRRFATVLACGLDSKVNDRANQMSWPRGKRRYDLAMLLELPRFKAPAFRIVLDGQSVDAECMLVAVGNGPSYGGGMLVCPEARMDDGRFQLTAVRKISKPTLLTIFPKVFSGRHVNHPKVDVHHAAVVELHAENVSCWADGERIGALPVTLRTLPGALRVYRPAPAAN, translated from the coding sequence GTGCCGAGCAGCCGCAACCAACACAGACCCGACCACGTCGTCGCCTTGATCAACCCCACGTCCGCCAAGGGCGCGGGCGCCGCAGCCGGCCAGCGCGCCGTCGCCGCGCTGCGCGCCGCCGGGATCCAGGTGACCGACATCGTCGGCCGTGACGCCTTCGACGGCGAGCAGCGTGCCGCCGACGCCCTGCTGAAGGACCCCGACGCCGCCCTGGTGGTGGTCGGCGGCGACGGCATGGTCTCGGCCGGGCTGCGGCTGCTGGCCGCCGAGCCCGGGACCGTGCTGGGGATCATCCCGGCCGGCACCGGCAACGACACCGCGCGCAGCCTGGGCATCCCGCTGAAGGACCCGGAGGCCGCGGCCCGGGTGATCGCCGCCGGCGAGATCGGCGAGATCGATCTCGGCGAGGCCACCGTCGGCGCCGGCACCTCCGCCGAGGTGGTCCGCCGGTTCGCCACGGTGCTGGCCTGCGGCCTGGACTCCAAGGTCAACGACCGCGCCAACCAGATGAGCTGGCCGCGCGGCAAGCGCCGCTACGACCTGGCGATGCTGCTGGAGCTGCCGCGCTTCAAGGCGCCGGCGTTCCGGATCGTGCTGGACGGCCAGAGCGTGGACGCCGAGTGCATGCTGGTCGCGGTCGGCAACGGCCCCTCCTACGGCGGCGGCATGCTGGTCTGCCCCGAGGCGCGTATGGACGACGGCCGGTTCCAGCTCACCGCGGTCCGCAAGATCTCCAAGCCGACGCTGCTGACCATCTTCCCCAAGGTCTTCTCCGGCCGGCACGTGAACCACCCCAAGGTGGACGTCCATCACGCGGCCGTGGTCGAGCTGCACGCCGAGAACGTCAGCTGCTGGGCCGACGGCGAGCGGATCGGCGCGCTGCCGGTGACGCTGCGGACCCTGCCCGGCGCGCTGCGGGTGTACCGGCCCGCACCGGCCGCGAACTGA